The Acidobacteriota bacterium genomic interval CTTTTTCAAATTCTGATTTCATCGAAAAAGTGGCCGGAATAAATCGGAATGGGTGGCCACTTTCAATCAGAATCAGTGGCCGGTTTGAATCGGAATCGATGGCCACTTTGGATCGGAATATACACTAATTTAATTTGATTGAATTTTTTAACTGCATAATCCATCTTATCCTGGGTGTTAAGGATTAAATCTATAACTTCCCTTACTGCTCCTTTTCCTCCTGGAGATTCTGTAATAAAGTGAGATATCTCTTTTACTTTTTCATGGGAATCAGAAGGAGAGGCTGCAAATCCAGATTGTTTCATGGGTGGAATATCACCGATATCATCTCCTATATAACAGCAATTTTCTTTTTTTAAACTATATTTCTTCAATAATTTATTGAAAATCAATAACTTATTTGATATTCCCTGATAATATTCTTTTATCCCGATTGTTTCAATTCTTTTTCTGATGGACTCTGAATGTTTTCCTGTTATTACAGCAATTTCTATTCCAGCTAATCTTGCCATGACCATCCCTGTGCCATCTTTTACATTGAAGCCTTTAACTTCTTCGCCATTTGGGAGCACAAAAAGAGTTCCATCTGTAAGTGTTCCATCCACATCGATTATTAAAAGTCTGATTTTTGAGATTCTTTTTTTAAAATCCATTAAAACATCTCTGTTTTCCATAGATCATGGAGGTGAACAATTCCCTTAATTCCACCATCTGAATTCTTTATTAAAAGGGAGGTGATCTTTTTTTCTTCCATTAAATTTAAAGCTTTGGTCGCCATTTCTTCTTCATCAATTATTAGAGGATTCTCATGCATACATTCTTGAGCTGTCTTATCAAGAATATTTCCGTATTTTATTAAAAGCCTTCTTAAATCCCCATCTGTAATAATTCCAACAAGTTTATTGTTCAGATCTATAACTGATGTAACACCTAATTTTTTTTCAGTCATTATTTTTAAAACTTTTTCCATTGGATCTGTTACTTTCACGACAGGGACCTCATCTCCTACATGCATAAGATGTTTTACTTTTAAAAGGTTCTTTCCTATCTGACCTCGAGGATGATAGAAAAGAAATTCTTCCTCGGAGAATCCCTTCTTCTCCATTAAGGCTACTGCAAGGGCATCTCCCATAACAAGAGCAGCTGTAGTAGAAGTTGTAGGAACTAGTCCTATTGGACAGGCTTCTTTTTCGACACTAATGTTTAAAATAACATCACTATTTTTTGCAAGGGTGGAATTTGTATTACCAGTTATTGCTATCAATTTAGTTCCCATTCTTTTTATGAAATTTATCAAATTCAATATTTCTATAGTTTCGCCACTGTAAGATATTGCTATTATTATGTCATCAGAAAGAATTATTCCTAAGTCTCCATGAACTGCATCAGCAGGATGCATGAATATGGAAGGCGAGCCTGTTGATGTCATTGTTGCCGAAATTTTTCTTGCTATGATTCCAGATTTACCCATTCCAGTGACTATTATTCTTCCTTTAGATGAAAAAAGAAGCTCAACAGCTTTTGTAAAATTGCTGTCAAGATTTTCTTTAAGTTTCTGGATTGCGAGTGCTTCAATTTCTATAACTCTTTTACCTGTTTCAACCATTTTTATCCCCTTTTATTTATTAATTTATATAATTTCTTTAGTTCTCTTAATAAAGAATATAACTCATCCAATCTTAGAGAATTTGGTCCATCGGAAAGAGCTTTCTCTGGATTTTCATGAACTTCCAAGAAGACTCCATCAGCTCCAACTGCGATTCCTGCTTTTGCCATGTGGGGTGTAAATTTTGAATTCCCTCCTGAGGAAGTACCAGCAGCTCCAGGTAGTTGAACGGCATGAGTTGCATCGATAATAACAGGAAATCCAAATTCTTTCATAATGGGTATAGATTTAAAGTCAACCACTAAGTTGTTATATCCGAATGTAGTTCCCCTTTCTGTTATTAAAATAGAATGATTTCCCTGGGCAAGGGCTTTTTCTACGATATTTTTTACATTCCAAGGAGAGAGAAATTGCCCTTTCTTAAGGTTTATTGGCTTATTTGTCTTCGCTGCCTCAACAACGAGGTCTGTCTGTCTTGAGAGAAGCGCTGGAATTTGGATCACATCAAGAACCTCAGCTGCTAATTCAATTTGATTTGTTTCATGGACATCTGAGAGAACAGGGATCTCAAGTTCTTTTTTTATGTTTGATAGAATCTTCAATCCTTCTTTAATGCCAGGTCCTCTATAGGAATCTATGGAGAGCCTATTTGCTTTGTCGTAGGAAGATTTAAATATGAATGGAATGTTTAATTCATCAGTGATTCTTTTTAAATTTTTTGCCATAAAATAGGTATGTTTTTCGTTCTCAATTACACATGGTCCAGCTATTAAAAAAAAGCATTCTGATGGGATCTTGATTTTTTCTCCTATAAAAATTTCTGTCATTTTTTCTTATTTATCCTGTGATCATAACAGGCCTTTATAAAACTTTTAAATAGAGGGTGGGGATCTAAAGGCTTTGATTTAAACTCAGGATGAAACTGACACCCGATAAACCATGGATGATTTGATAATTCAATTATTTCAACCAGGTTCTTCTCAGGATATCTTCCAGTAATTTTCAATCCATTAGATGCCATAATTTTTTCCATTTCAGGATTAAATTCATATCTATGCCTGTGCCTTTCCCATATCTCATCCTTTTGATAAATTTTATAAGCTAAAGAATTTTTTTCGAGAACACATCTGTATTTTCCGAGCCTCATCGTTCCGCCCATATCTTCAATTCCTTTTAATTCTCTTAACTTAAGAAAAATTTTATATTCTGTATCAGGGTCAAATTCCTCACTGTTTGCATTCTTCAGATTGCATACATTTCGAGCAAATTCAATAGAGGCGCATTGCATTCCAAGGCAGATTCCAAAAAAAGGTGTTTTTGTTTCCCTTGCAAATCTTATTGCATTTATCATCCCTTCTATTCCTCTTTTCCCAAATCCTCCTGGGATTAATATTCCATCAGCATCTTTCAAGATCTCTTCTGTTTCTTCTGTTTCCATTCCTCCCTCAGAGGATGTCCATATAATATTTACCTTTAATCTAAATGGAATTCCTCCATGGATTAATGCCTCGTTCAAACTTTTATAAGAATCTGTTAATCCTGTATACTTTCCGATCAAATAAATATCTACTTCGTCAACAGGGTTTTTAATCTTTTCCACCATTTCAACCCATTTATTCAAATCATTACCTTTATCATCTAAATTTAACAGTTTTAAAATTATGCTATCGATGCCTTCCTGGGAAAATACAAGGGGAATCTCATAAACGGTATTTACATCTTTTGCAGTAATAACTGCTTCTTCTGGGACATTTGTAAAAAGGGCGATTTTACTCTTAATTTCTTTAGAAAGAAATCTATCTGTTCTGCATAATATAATATCTGGCTGAATACCAATTTCTCTTAATTCTTTCACACTATGCTGGGTTGGCTTTGTTTTTAGTTCTCCTGCGGCCGGGATGAAAGGAACAAGAGTAAGATGTATAAAAAGAGTATTTTCTTTTCCTAACTCCTGTCGTATTTGTCTTATTGCTTCTAAGAATGGAAGGCTTTCAATATCTCCTACAGTTCCTCCTATTTCTACAATAACTATATCAAAACTATCTGAAATTGAGTAAATCGCATTCTTAATTTCGTCAGTTACATGGGGAATTACTTGAATTGTTTTCCCCAAAAAATCTCCCTTTCTTTCTTTATTGATTATCGCATTATAAATTCTTCCTGCGGTCCAGTTGTTTTCTTTGGATGTTATTAAGGAAGTAAATCTTTCATAATGGCCCAGATCCAAATCGGTTTCAGCTCCATCATCAGTAACAAATACTTCTCCATGCTGGTAGGGACTTAAAGTGCCCGGGTCAACGTTTAAATAAGGATCAAATTTCTGAAGGGCAACTCGATAGCCTCTATTTTCCAGTAGCATTCCAATTGAAGCAGCTGCCACTCCTTTTCCCAGAGATGAAACAACCCCGCCTGTTATAAATATATATTTAGATGGCATTTTTAAGCTCCATTTCTATTTTTTCTATATCTTCAGGTGTATCAACTCCAATTGTATGGTACGGAGATTCTATAACTTTTATCTTATATCCATATTCAATTGCCCTTAGTTGCTCCAGGTTTTCGATTCTTTCCAGAGGAGAAGGGCTCAGCTTAACGAGATTTAACAGAATTTGTTTTTTGAATCCATAAACTCCAATGTGTTTGAAATAAATTCTGTTGTCTTGCCTGCAGTATGGAATTGGAGACCTTGAAAAGTAAATTGCAAAGCCTTTTAAATCTGTTATTACTTTTACCATATTAGGGCTCAAGTATGAATCATCGAGAATTTTTTCTTTTACTGTTACAATATCAATGGTGATATCCTGAAGTTCTTCCACCATTTTGTCGATGATTAAAGGAGATATTAATGGTTCATCTCCCTGTATGTTGACTATTAGTTCATCATCATATTTTTCTGAAACCTCTGCTATTCTTTCCGTGCCAGTGCTATGAGATGAAAAGGTTATCAAAGCATTTCCTCCATATTTCTCTACTTTTCTTTGTACTTCATAACTATCAGTTGCCACAATAACATCTCTTAGAAGCTTAGCCTTTTTTGCTCTTTCGTACACCCATATAATCATAGGTTTGTCTTTTATCATAGCTAAAGGTTTCCCCATAAACCTGGAAGATGCATATCGAGCAGGGATGATTCCAAGGGCTTTTTTCATTTTTTTGTATTCATGATACAATTTCCTTCGAAATAGGCACCTTCTTCTATTACAAGTATAGAGGTTTCTATTGTACCAAATATTCTTCCTTTGTTGTGAACTTCAACCCTATCTTTTGCAATAATTTTTCCCTTTACGAGTCCATTTATGTACACACTTCCTATGGATATATCTGCTTCAACCTCTCCGTTTTCTCCTATTAATAACGATGAATCTGAGGAAATTTTTCCCTTAAAAATTCCATCAATTCTGAAAGAACCAGTAAAATTTAATTCTCCATTAAATTCAGTTCCCTTATCAATAAAACCTACTAAGTTGCTCAATTCACTCTTTTTTTTGGACATTTTACATCCTTTCCCTCATTAATTTTAAAATTCTGTTTAATTCATTGTCGGAGAAAAATTTTATTGAAATATACCCTCCTTTTTTTGTCTTTTTTATCTTTACTTGAGTTCCAAAAAATTTTCTTAATTCTTCCTCGATATTGAGAATATCAGGGTCAATTTGTATACCTATCCTTGATTCTTTTTTCTTTTTCATCCTTTTTATTATTTTCTCAAGTTCTCTTACAGATAAATCTTTTTTTATTGTGATAGCACACAATATTTTTTGATCTTCTTCATTTTCAATTGAAAGGAGTGCTCTTGCATGGCCCATTGAAATTTTGTTCTCTGCCAAGGCATCTTTAATTTCCTTAGGAAGTTTGAGGAGCCTTAAATAATTTGCGATAGAGCTTCTGTCTTTTCCTATTTTTTCAGCTACTTCTTCCTGGGTTAAACCCATTCCTTCCACAAGATGATGATATGCAGTAGCAATTTCCAGAGGGTTTAAATCCTCTCTCTGGATATTTTCAATAAGAGAGAGTTCCAGCTGTTTTTCAGGTGGAATTTTTTTGATGATTGCTGGAATTCTTTTTATTCCTATTTTTTGTGCTGCTCTCCATCTTCTTTCTCCTGTAACTATTCTGAAATAGCTTTCGTCTGACACAACGATTATTGGCTGTAATACGCCTGTTTCCTTCATCGAGTTAGCTAATTCATCTAAAGAATCGTCTGAGAATTTAACTCTCGGCTGCAACTCATTCGGTTTAATTAAATCAATGTCAATTTCAGAATATCTTTCACCTCTTAACAGAGAAATATCCTCAGAAATAAGATCTCTTATCCCTCTTCCAAGAACCTTTCTACTCATTTTTTAATATCTCCTTTGCCAAATTCATGTAGGAAATGGCTCCTTTAGATTTTATATCATAGAGTATTATAGGAAGGCCAAAGCTTGGAGCCTCTCCTAATTTTACATTTCTTGGGATTACAGTGCTGAAAACCTTTTGTCTAAATAGTTCTCTTACTTCCTTCTCAATCTGATTGGATAGATTCGTTCGTTCATCATGCATTGTAAGAAGTATTCCCTCCAGCTCAAGCATTGGATTTAAGTACTTTCTAACCTCTTCAAATGTATCAAGGAGGTCAGAAAGGCCTTCAAGGGCATAATATTCGCATTGAAGGGGTATCAGAACAGAAGTTGCGGCAACTAAAGAATTAAGTGTAAGATAACCCAGAGATGGCGGGCAATCGATTAGTATATATTGATATTTATTTTCCAATGATGAGAGTGATAAACGAAGCTTTTTTTCTCTATCTTCCCAATGCAAAAACTCAATTTCTGCTGATGCAAGGGATTTTGTTGAGGGGCATAAATCTAAATATTTTAATTTTGTTTTGATAATCGAATCATGGATTAAGGCTTCTTGGGTTATTGTTTCAAAAATGCCAGGATTAATTTCATCTCTTTTGAACCCGAGTCCGCTTGTTGCATTACCCTGGGGATCCATGTCAACGATCAAAACTCTTATCTCTGCAGCAGATAAGGAAGCACCAAGGTTTATAACAGTAGTGGTTTTACCTACCCCTCCTTTTTGATTTGCTACAGCCAAAATTTTTTTCTTCATAATGTTCCACGTGAAACATTTTTTAAAATCAATAGAAATAGCCTGGCTTTTTTAGGTATTTGATATAATTCCCATTCAAAACTTTTCATTTTTTTTATATTTTTGAGTCTTTTAATTTCATTTTCGCCTGTTACAAATGCATATCCAATTTTAATCATTTCTAAATCATGCCTAACAAATTTTTCTTTATATTTTATTCCCATTGAGACTAAATAATCAAATTTTTGTTTTTTCATTTTAAAAATTTTTAATGAAGAATTGAAATCCAACCCTAAAACTTCAATATCCAAAAATGAAAATGCCTCTTTTAATTTTTTTAAAAATAAACTTTTTTTTTATCGGGTTCAATTTGGATTATTTCAGCTCTGTTATTAAGGATTTTTAAGGGAATACTTGGAAATCCAGCACCTGCTCCGACATCTACAAGAGAATTGTAAGGGGATATTTTTTCTCCCATGAACAGACTTATAGATAATAAATTTAAAAAATTAATATCAAAATTTTTTCTCGAAACTAAATTCATTTTTTCATTCCATTCTTTTAAAAAATGGAAAAAAAAATCGAATTGATCTACCTGGGCTGGATTAAGATATGCAAAGGAGTTTTTAATTATTTGCTTCATTTGCTTTTTGTTGTATTAGATGTATATAGATAGCTAATATTTTTAATGCAGCTGGCGTCATCCCTGGAATATTTGAAGCTTCTCCAAGAGTTAATGGCTTAAATTTTTTCAATTTCTCAACAATCTCTTTAGATAATCCAGAAACGTTATCAAAATTTAAACCATCGGGAATTTTTTTAGAATATTCTTTTAATAATTTTTTTATTTCTTTTTTCTCTTTTTCAATATACCCACTGTATTTTATTTCCGCTTCGATATACTTAATTTCTTCCTCTTTAAGATTCATTATCTCATTTTTATCAGGAATATATTTTAATATACATTTGAAATTTATTGAAGGGTTTTTTAAGTATTGTTCCAATGAAATTTTTTCTTTTTTTTCTTCAAGATAAATCTTTTCTTTTTTTAACATATCGATGATTTTTTTCAGTTTTTTTTTCCTCTCCAGAAACTTTTCAATAACATCTTTTTCGATAAGTCCATATTTTAATGAATATTTCATTAACCTTTCGTCAGCGTTATCAATCCTTAACATCAATCTATGTTCTGCTCTTGAAGTGAAAAGTCTGTATGGTTCATCAACTCCTCTTCTGATTAAATCATCGAGAAGGACTCCCATATATGCCTCATCTCTTCTTAAAATAAAAGGTTCTTTTTTCATTATTTTAAGGGATGTGTTTATTCCTGCCATAATACCCTGCGCTGCTGCTTCCTCATAGCCAGAAGTTCCATTTATTTGCCCTGCAAAGAAGAGATTTTCTATTTCTATTGTTTCGAGACTATGTTTTATCTGCTGGGGGTTTACAAAATCATATTCAATTCCATAGGCTGGTCTTACTATTTCTGCATTCTCAAGGCCTTCAATGTTCTTTAAAATTTCGGTCTGAACTTCTACAGGTAAACTGGAAGAGATTCCATTTACATAAATTTCATTCGTGTCCAATCCTTCTGGCTCCAAAAAAAATTGGTGTCTTTCTTTATGGGGAAATTTAACCACTTTATCCTCAATTGAGGGACAATATCTCGGCCCAATTCCGATGATTTTTCCACTGTATAAAGGAGATTTATCCAGATTTTTTCTGATGATTTCATGAACTTTTTTGTTTGTATACCCTATGTAACATTTAATTTCGTTGCGTAACTTTTTTTCTGTTCTAAAAGAAAATGGAGTTGGGTTTTCATCTCCCTCTTGAGGTTCAAATACATCCCAGTTAATGGTCCTTTTATTCAATCTCATAGGAGTCCCTGTTTTTAGCCTCCCAAGTTTAAAACCCAAGTTTTCAAGGGATCTTGAAAGCTGAATTGAAGGGGGTTCGTTCGCCCTTCCTGCAGGATAAGAATTTAACCCGATGTGGATCAGTCCATTTAAAAAGGTTCCCGGAGAAATTATCACACAATTTCCAGTGATTTCAATTCCTTCTCTTAATCTAACTCCAACAGCTTTTTTTCTGTGGATGAGGACATCAACAACTTCTCCCTGATAAATCTTTAAATTTTCGACTTTTTCCAGAAAGTTTTTCATCGATATCCTATATTTTACCTTATCGCATTGGGCTCGAGGAGCTTGAACTGCATATCCTCTGCTTTGGTTTAAAAGTCTAAATTGTATCCCGGTTTCATCAGCTAATGTACCCATGATCCCTCCAAGGGCATCGATTTCCCGAACTAAATGGCCCTTTGCCAAGCCTCCAATTGCTGGATTACAGGACATTTGTGCAATGGTGTCAAGGTTAAGAGTTATAAGAATTGTTCTCATTCCCATTTTTGATGAGATATGAACTGATTCGCAGCCACTATGTCCAGCACCAACAACGATTACATCAAAATCTCTAAAACCCATCATTTTCCAACACAGAAGTTTTGAAAGATATTGTTAATAATTTCCTCAACTTTAATTTCTCCTGTGAGCTTTCCAAGAGAATTCATCGCTCCTTTTAATTCCTCAATGATTATTTCTTCTCTATATCCATTTTCAAAAAAATCGAACCCTTTTTCAAGAAACTTTAACACCTCTTCCAAAACCTGCTTCTGTCTTAGATTGAGAATAAATTCGCTTTCTTTTATTTCTGAAACAAAGAAGTTATTAATTAAATTTTCAAGTTGATTAAGGTTTGCCCTTAATTTTGCTGAGATTTCTACAGAAGGTCTTCCGTCTAAAATTTTTATAATTTTTTCTGTTTCAAGTTTTCTGGGAAGATCCATTTTATTAAACACAATAATCATGTTTTTATTTTTCACTTTATCGATAATTTCATAATCTTTTTTAGAAACCCTTTTTGAGAGGTCAAAAATAAGGAGGATACCATCAGATTTTTTAATAATTTCTTCTCCTTTTTTTATGCTTTCAATATCAATAGCGTTGTTTGATTTTTCAATTCCTGCAGTGTCGATTAAAGAACATGGGATGTCATTTATAAGAATTGTTTCTCTTATATAATCTCGAGTGGTTCCAGGGAATTGGGTTACTATTGCCCTTTCTTCTTTTAGAAGAGAATTAAAAAGGGTGGATTTTCCAACATTTGGTTTTCCGGTTATAGAGAGAGAAAATCCCTCTTTTAAAAGCTTACCATACTCAAATGTTTCTAACATTTTACTTATATCTTCTATTAGCTGTTTTATCCAGAGACCATAAAGATCCCAATTTATTTCTAAGTTCTCGTCCGGAAATTCAATGCTCGCTTCTACAGAAGAAATTATATCTATTAATTTTTTTTTGATGGCTTCAATTTTTTTAGAAAGAAACCCTTCAGATTGAGTGAATGAAACAAGAGCCTGTTTTAGAGTGTTTGACATTATCAAATCATTTATAGCCTCTGCCTGGAGCAAGTCTATTTTACCGTTTAGAAAAGCTCTCTGAGTGAATTCTCCTGGTTCTGCCAGCCTCGCGCCTGATTTTATACCTAACAGTAACACATAATTTAGAATAGGAGGACTGCTAAAACAGCTGATTTCTACCACATCTTCACCAGTATAAGATCTGGGAGCTTTGAAATAGGTGACAAGGGCTTTATGGATTTTAATGTGTTTTTCAGGATCAATTATAAAGCCGGTAAAAATTTCTCTTGGCTTTAAATCATCCCACCCTTTTACAGGGATAAATATTTTTTTTATTATGCTTAAAGATGAGTTGCCGCTTACTCTAACTATCCCTATGCCGCCTCTTCCATATGGAGTAGATATGGCGATGATTGTATCATTATTTTTCATATTGAACAGGGCTTATTACAACCTTTTTAAGGAATCCCTTGCCAGTACTTGAACTAATAACTCCATGGATATTATTGATTGTAGTATGTACAATCTTTCTTTCCCATGGGTTTAAAGGGCCGATTGACTCGTCCTTTTTGGATTTTATTACATTTTCAGCAGTTTGTTTAGCAATCTCAATCAACTTATTTTCCCTTTTTTTTCTAAAACCCTGACAATCGAGTACTATTCTCTTTTGATAGTTAGAAAATGATTTATTCAACAAGTATTGAAGAGAATTTAGTAATTCTCCTTTGTGTTCTAATAAGAAATTTTTATCATTCCCGAATAGAATAATCTCTATTATTTCTTCTCTTGATTTAATTTTAAAATCAAGATCCAATAGAGTCTGCCTCAAGAGTTCAGATAGAAATTTTGATACTTCTTCTTCATCTTTTGAATATTTTATTCCAGCTAATATAACTATCTCTCTTTTTTTAAACTCCATAAATTTGGTTTTTTCTGCTATAACTTGAAATTCTATTCTTGATTTATCCTCTCTGAAATATCTTGAAGCTTCGTTCAATGCATCTTCAAGACTTCTTCCTCTGAATTCTTTTTTCTCCATGTTCCTTTTTATAAATAAATTTATTAATCAAATATTGCTGTCCTATTTGAAGAATATTTTGGGTAAGCCAGTAGAGAACAAGCCCACTTTGAAAATTTAGGAAGAAAATTGTCATAAATACAGGCATGAACATCATCAATTTTCTTTGAGCAGGGTCTCCTCCAGTTGGCGTCATTTTCTGAAGGATGAATTGAGTCGCTCCCATAAGTATTGGGGTTACGAAATAAGGGTCTTTTTTTGACAAATCTTTGATCCAGAATATAAAGGGTTGATGTCTCATTTCAATTGATTTTGAAAGGAGATTAAAAAATCCCCATAGAATTGGAATTTGAAGAATAAGGGGAAGACAGCCGCCTGCAGGGTTTATTCCTTCTGATTTGTAGAGTTTCATTATTTCCTCATTCATCTTTTTTCGTTGTTCTGGATCTGTTTTATATTTTCTATATTTTTCTCTTATCGCTTTCATTTTAGGCTGAATCTTTTGCATCTTTGCCATTGATATACTCGAAGACCATGTCAATGGGAACAGAATTACTTTAAGTATAAGAGTTAACAGAATTATGGAAAAACCATAATTAGGTATGAAAGAGTGGATAGACTTTAGAGCCTTTAATAGAATTTTTGCGATTATTCCAAAAAAGCCAAAATCTATTACTTTTTCCATCTGATTTCCCATCGAGCGAAGGAGGTCATAATCTTTGGGTCCAAAATAAATTGAATTTGGTTTAAATATCTTAAGATATTTTTCATTAGATTTATTTGAGTTTGGTGTTATTATGGAGATTGAAGATTGCTCGTTTACAATTGCGATTTCAGTAAAATAAGTTGAATCATATGCAGCCCATGTAAGATAGCCATCATATAGTTTTCCATCTTTGAGTTTCTTTGTATCAATTCTCTTTAAGTTGTTCAAATTGAGGAAAACTATGTATTCCCTGTGAGACTTTAGGTCTTCCTCTGGGGGATTTCCTATTCTTGGAGTAAGAATGATTGAATAATTCTTTTTCTCATTATTTATATATATTTCATTTTCTATGTCCATAGTGTAAATTCCGCCGGTAAAGCTGTATTTCTTTTTACCAGATATACTCTTCCCATCCGAGAAATAAAAGATCAAATCTTTTCTCTGGCCATTCTTTAAAGTGATATTTTCTTCTGAGGGACTGTAAAGGGAAGTGTTTAAAATCTTATCTATTTCAGAACTTCCAGTTTTTAAAGACAAAGGAAGTAGGTTATCATTATTTTTCTGGGAGATTAATTCAAGATTTGAACCTTTTTCATCCTTGTATTTTTTCATTTTAAGGCTTTTTAATACTCCACCTTTATTTAAGAATGTGGCAGAAAAAAGAGATGTTTCTACCTTTATCTCCTTTATATTTTTTTCTTCTACTACATTTTTTTCGATGAATTCACCAGTTTCTTTTTCTGTTTTAATTTTTTGAATTTCAGGTTGTTTTTTCTCTTTAATTTTTTCAATTAATTTGCTCTCTTTTAGCTTCTCAGGCTCAGGGGGCTTCAGAAAAAAACGCTGGTAAAGAAAAATGATTAAAAAAGATATTACTATAGCAAGAAGTAGCCTCTTTTCCATTTTTTATTTTAATAAATCTATGCCTCCTGGATGAAAGGGATGACATTTTAGAATTCTTTTCGTTCCTAAAAACACTCCTTTTAAGACTCCATATTTTTCAATCGCCTCATAGGTATAAGATGAACAGGAAGGATAGAATCTACAGTTATCTCCCAGAAAAGGAGATAAGAA includes:
- a CDS encoding HAD family hydrolase, with translation MDFKKRISKIRLLIIDVDGTLTDGTLFVLPNGEEVKGFNVKDGTGMVMARLAGIEIAVITGKHSESIRKRIETIGIKEYYQGISNKLLIFNKLLKKYSLKKENCCYIGDDIGDIPPMKQSGFAASPSDSHEKVKEISHFITESPGGKGAVREVIDLILNTQDKMDYAVKKFNQIKLVYIPIQSGHRFRFKPATDSD
- a CDS encoding KpsF/GutQ family sugar-phosphate isomerase; amino-acid sequence: MVETGKRVIEIEALAIQKLKENLDSNFTKAVELLFSSKGRIIVTGMGKSGIIARKISATMTSTGSPSIFMHPADAVHGDLGIILSDDIIIAISYSGETIEILNLINFIKRMGTKLIAITGNTNSTLAKNSDVILNISVEKEACPIGLVPTTSTTAALVMGDALAVALMEKKGFSEEEFLFYHPRGQIGKNLLKVKHLMHVGDEVPVVKVTDPMEKVLKIMTEKKLGVTSVIDLNNKLVGIITDGDLRRLLIKYGNILDKTAQECMHENPLIIDEEEMATKALNLMEEKKITSLLIKNSDGGIKGIVHLHDLWKTEMF
- the kdsA gene encoding 3-deoxy-8-phosphooctulonate synthase; translation: MTEIFIGEKIKIPSECFFLIAGPCVIENEKHTYFMAKNLKRITDELNIPFIFKSSYDKANRLSIDSYRGPGIKEGLKILSNIKKELEIPVLSDVHETNQIELAAEVLDVIQIPALLSRQTDLVVEAAKTNKPINLKKGQFLSPWNVKNIVEKALAQGNHSILITERGTTFGYNNLVVDFKSIPIMKEFGFPVIIDATHAVQLPGAAGTSSGGNSKFTPHMAKAGIAVGADGVFLEVHENPEKALSDGPNSLRLDELYSLLRELKKLYKLINKRG
- a CDS encoding CTP synthase; the encoded protein is MPSKYIFITGGVVSSLGKGVAAASIGMLLENRGYRVALQKFDPYLNVDPGTLSPYQHGEVFVTDDGAETDLDLGHYERFTSLITSKENNWTAGRIYNAIINKERKGDFLGKTIQVIPHVTDEIKNAIYSISDSFDIVIVEIGGTVGDIESLPFLEAIRQIRQELGKENTLFIHLTLVPFIPAAGELKTKPTQHSVKELREIGIQPDIILCRTDRFLSKEIKSKIALFTNVPEEAVITAKDVNTVYEIPLVFSQEGIDSIILKLLNLDDKGNDLNKWVEMVEKIKNPVDEVDIYLIGKYTGLTDSYKSLNEALIHGGIPFRLKVNIIWTSSEGGMETEETEEILKDADGILIPGGFGKRGIEGMINAIRFARETKTPFFGICLGMQCASIEFARNVCNLKNANSEEFDPDTEYKIFLKLRELKGIEDMGGTMRLGKYRCVLEKNSLAYKIYQKDEIWERHRHRYEFNPEMEKIMASNGLKITGRYPEKNLVEIIELSNHPWFIGCQFHPEFKSKPLDPHPLFKSFIKACYDHRINKKK
- the kdsB gene encoding 3-deoxy-manno-octulosonate cytidylyltransferase, with protein sequence MKKALGIIPARYASSRFMGKPLAMIKDKPMIIWVYERAKKAKLLRDVIVATDSYEVQRKVEKYGGNALITFSSHSTGTERIAEVSEKYDDELIVNIQGDEPLISPLIIDKMVEELQDITIDIVTVKEKILDDSYLSPNMVKVITDLKGFAIYFSRSPIPYCRQDNRIYFKHIGVYGFKKQILLNLVKLSPSPLERIENLEQLRAIEYGYKIKVIESPYHTIGVDTPEDIEKIEMELKNAI
- a CDS encoding polymer-forming cytoskeletal protein is translated as MSKKKSELSNLVGFIDKGTEFNGELNFTGSFRIDGIFKGKISSDSSLLIGENGEVEADISIGSVYINGLVKGKIIAKDRVEVHNKGRIFGTIETSILVIEEGAYFEGNCIMNTKK
- a CDS encoding ParB/RepB/Spo0J family partition protein; the encoded protein is MSRKVLGRGIRDLISEDISLLRGERYSEIDIDLIKPNELQPRVKFSDDSLDELANSMKETGVLQPIIVVSDESYFRIVTGERRWRAAQKIGIKRIPAIIKKIPPEKQLELSLIENIQREDLNPLEIATAYHHLVEGMGLTQEEVAEKIGKDRSSIANYLRLLKLPKEIKDALAENKISMGHARALLSIENEEDQKILCAITIKKDLSVRELEKIIKRMKKKKESRIGIQIDPDILNIEEELRKFFGTQVKIKKTKKGGYISIKFFSDNELNRILKLMRERM
- a CDS encoding ParA family protein, producing MKKKILAVANQKGGVGKTTTVINLGASLSAAEIRVLIVDMDPQGNATSGLGFKRDEINPGIFETITQEALIHDSIIKTKLKYLDLCPSTKSLASAEIEFLHWEDREKKLRLSLSSLENKYQYILIDCPPSLGYLTLNSLVAATSVLIPLQCEYYALEGLSDLLDTFEEVRKYLNPMLELEGILLTMHDERTNLSNQIEKEVRELFRQKVFSTVIPRNVKLGEAPSFGLPIILYDIKSKGAISYMNLAKEILKNE
- a CDS encoding RsmG family class I SAM-dependent methyltransferase, producing the protein MKQIIKNSFAYLNPAQVDQFDFFFHFLKEWNEKMNLVSRKNFDINFLNLLSISLFMGEKISPYNSLVDVGAGAGFPSIPLKILNNRAEIIQIEPDKKKVYF